The Paenibacillus sp. FSL H7-0357 nucleotide sequence AATCTCCAGATGACATTCTACTTCTCCTGCTCTTTTATCACCTGCTCAATCCCGAGCAGAATCAGCTTCAGGCCGAACTCAAACGCCCCGTCGGTCCCCATTAGCTCGAACAGCCCGTTCGTAAACATCCTGCGGAACAGCCCTGCATCCGTCTCGCTCATGGAATCCAGAAGGCGAATCATCTCCTCACCCGGAGCTGCTCCCGGGTCCTCCTTAAGGATAGCGGAGACATTGCGCTCATGCTGATAATCGTCTAGGACGAAGTAGTAGACATAGTTCACAAGCGTAGTAATCACTTGCATTTTCTGCGCTTGTGTAAGCGGCGTCGACTCCACGCAGAGCAGCATACGGTTGGTGAACCGGATGATGTCCGGTTCGTGGGGCAGCGTCATCATCATGAGCTGCGTAGAGCAGGGATATCGGCTGAGCACGCTCCGTACTGTTACCGCAAGCCCTGTCAGTTGCTCCTTCCAATCCCCCTCGGAGTGAAACTCTTCCAGGATCACCTTCGATACCTGATTGGCCAAGCGCTGGTAAAGATCCTGTTTGCTCTTGAAGTACCAGTACAGGGAGGGAGCCTGAATCCCCAGCCTGTCGGCCAATCGCCTCATGCTGAATTTCTCGATATCCTCCTCTCCAAGAAGCTCCCACGAGGCTTCCAGAATCCTGTCCTCCGAAATTTGAGGCTGCTGCTTTTTCATCGTTATCCGCCCTTTATCTAACAGTGTAAGTTTATGCTTTACAGGTTTATAGGTTCATGATATCATCTAACACTGTAAGGTTCAATCTAACACCGTTAGATTGGATACAATAAAGAAAGTGGTGATCCAACATGGATGCAGAAAACCTCTATTACTTTGAAAAAGCACCGGTCGCAAAGGCCGTAGCTCACTTCGCTATACCGATGATGCTAGGCACATCAATGAATGTCATATACTCCATCTTGAATGCCTATTTCCTTGGTACACTCCATAATACTGCTATGTTAACCGCACTCGCGCTAACCTTGCCACTATTCGCAGTCATTATGGCGCTGGGCAACTTGATTGGCATGGGCAGCGGTACCTACATCTCCCGTATGCTAGGAGAGAAAAAGTATGATGACGTAAAGCATGTGTCTTCATTCGCTTTTTACAGCAGCTTAGTTCTCGGTCTTCTCGTGATGGCCGCGGGTCTCCCGTTGATCGATCCCATCGTTCATGGCCTGGGGGCCACGCCTGACTCCTTCGGATTCACGAAGGACTATGTCACGGTTATGCTTATCGGTTCACCGTTCGTCGTGCTATTTTTCACGCTGGAGAATATCGTGCGCTCGGAGGGTGCAGCCATCACGTCGATGATCGGTATGATTCTCAGTGTTGTTGTAAATATCATTCTCGATGCGCTCGTCATCTTCGTGTTCCATTGGGACGTGATCGGCGTTGCGTCAGCTACGGTCATTTCTAACTTGGTTGCGAGTATATACTACGCCTTCCATATGGGATATAAAAGCCAATTTTTAACTATCTCCATAAAATGGTTCAAGGCTACCAAAGACATTCTGGGCAATGTATTCAAAATCGGGGTTCCCGTCTTTATTATGAGCATCTTTTTGGGGGCAATGTCGCTTATCTTCAACCATTTTCTTGTCGAATACGGGGATTCGGCCGTAGCGGCTTACGGAATTTCATCACGTTTATTGCAATTTCCTGAGTTTATTCTGATGGGCTTATGCGAAGGGGTCGTGCCGCTCATTGCCTTCTCTTTTACAGCGGATAAATTGCGCATGAAGAATACCATTGGATTTACGATCAAAGTGATTGTGGGGTTAGCAGCCGTATTCGGCATCATCGTCTATTTAGTTTCCGACCATTTAATTGGTCTATTTACAAATGACCCGCAATTAATTGAAATGGGCAGCTACATTCTGCATGTGACGTTTTTATCCTTGTTCATTACAGGAATGACCACTCTGTTTACCGGGGTCTTCCAGGCAACAGCGCAAGGAACGGCCGCGTTTATTATGTCAATTATTCAAGGTGTTACGCTGATTCCTGTGCTTTATATCGCCAATCAAATGAACGGCTTCCACGGGGTGGTCTGGTCGATTGTCATTGCGGATGCCGCCGCATTCCTTGTCGGTGCCGTCATGCTGTATGTTCTGCGGAACAAATTGCAGCCGGAATTGGATAGTTTGGTACAGTAGAAGTTATGTAACAGCCAGATCAGCCAACCTTGGAGTTCTGCGGCCTCTTTAAAAAAAGAAGGTGCGAGAAGCCGGTTCATCACCGGACGCTTTTCGTACCTTCGCTTTTTTGTCTAAATCAACGCGTTGAAATGGCCCTCTGAGTTTACCGTCGCCGTCCGGGGATCAGTCAGACCGGCGCCCTTGAGGCCTCCCTTTCCTTCAGCCCGCCAGAGCGGGAGATGGTCTTGAAGCGGAGGAGCCAGTACAAAATCGACCGGGGTGCTACTCCCACTTTTCTGCACCAGTTGGGCCTCCATCAGTCGAATTTGCCGCTGCAGCTGCTCCCGGCGATAAGGAGTCTGCATCTCTCCGCCCTGCGCTGCATTCACCTTGTCCAGTTCCATCAGCAGCCGGTTCCGCTGCTTCTCCAGGGAACTGACATCGCTTTGTGTGCCACCGTAAGCTGTAATGGCCTGTACCGGGCTGATGCCTGATACCGTCTGTGTCGCCATGATCTTCCCCTCCGTTTCCTTGGCTCCTACTCCAAATTCAGCCAAATTTGAAAGTTCTAATCATGTCTATTACCCGGCCACCCCCGCCATGACAACATCCCAAACGCATTTCGGAAAAAAATCGTCTCATAGTCTCAGTCAGCCGCTTGTTTCGACCATACCAAAGACCCACCCAGGACCTGTAAAAGTCCCTTCAAGGTAAATCATTAATCTGCAGCATAAATACAGGCTCCCGCGAGCTTTTTCATGATCCTTATTTCATTTTTCTGTACTGTTAATAAATCTTGTTCAGCAGCCCAATCACTTCATCAAGGGTGAGGCCAAAGGACTTGTAATATGATGTGTCGCTGTCCATTTGCTTCAGGATCATTTCGTTGCGTATCCGCAGCATCTCATCGGGCGAGAATTCGGCTACAAAACATCCTTTACCTGTTACCGTATTGATCAAACCGCTTCGCTCAAGTTCTTCCCACGCTTTCTTTACGGTGATAACACTAACATGAAGCTCCAGGGCTGCCTGACGAATGGGCGGTAAACAATAGCCGCTTTCCAGCTCACCTTTCAGAATTTGTGCGCTGATCTGTTCGTAAAGCTGCTGATAAATCGGTTTCTCGGATGTGCTCGAAATCGTTACGTTCATAATATCTCCACTCTTAGG carries:
- a CDS encoding MATE family efflux transporter; this translates as MDAENLYYFEKAPVAKAVAHFAIPMMLGTSMNVIYSILNAYFLGTLHNTAMLTALALTLPLFAVIMALGNLIGMGSGTYISRMLGEKKYDDVKHVSSFAFYSSLVLGLLVMAAGLPLIDPIVHGLGATPDSFGFTKDYVTVMLIGSPFVVLFFTLENIVRSEGAAITSMIGMILSVVVNIILDALVIFVFHWDVIGVASATVISNLVASIYYAFHMGYKSQFLTISIKWFKATKDILGNVFKIGVPVFIMSIFLGAMSLIFNHFLVEYGDSAVAAYGISSRLLQFPEFILMGLCEGVVPLIAFSFTADKLRMKNTIGFTIKVIVGLAAVFGIIVYLVSDHLIGLFTNDPQLIEMGSYILHVTFLSLFITGMTTLFTGVFQATAQGTAAFIMSIIQGVTLIPVLYIANQMNGFHGVVWSIVIADAAAFLVGAVMLYVLRNKLQPELDSLVQ
- a CDS encoding GntR family transcriptional regulator; the protein is MNVTISSTSEKPIYQQLYEQISAQILKGELESGYCLPPIRQAALELHVSVITVKKAWEELERSGLINTVTGKGCFVAEFSPDEMLRIRNEMILKQMDSDTSYYKSFGLTLDEVIGLLNKIY
- a CDS encoding TetR/AcrR family transcriptional regulator, coding for MKKQQPQISEDRILEASWELLGEEDIEKFSMRRLADRLGIQAPSLYWYFKSKQDLYQRLANQVSKVILEEFHSEGDWKEQLTGLAVTVRSVLSRYPCSTQLMMMTLPHEPDIIRFTNRMLLCVESTPLTQAQKMQVITTLVNYVYYFVLDDYQHERNVSAILKEDPGAAPGEEMIRLLDSMSETDAGLFRRMFTNGLFELMGTDGAFEFGLKLILLGIEQVIKEQEK